One window of Haemorhous mexicanus isolate bHaeMex1 chromosome 16, bHaeMex1.pri, whole genome shotgun sequence genomic DNA carries:
- the LOC132335001 gene encoding olfactory receptor 14J1-like: protein MSNSSSISHFLLLALADTRQLQLLHFCLLLAISLAALLGNGLIISAVACGHHLHTPMFFFLLNLALTDLGSICTTVPKAMHNSLWDTRNISYTGCAAQAFFFLFFISAEYFLLTVMCYDRYVSICKPLHYGTLLGSRACAHMAAAAWASAFLNALMHTANTFSLPLCHGNALGQFFCEIPQILKLSCSNSYLRERELLTFSICLGFGSFVFIVFSYVQIFRAVLRIPSEQGRHKAFSTCLPHLAVVSLFLSTATFSDLKPPSMSSPSLDLALSVLYSMVPPVLNPIIYSLRNQELKAAVWKAMTKWFYEH from the coding sequence atgtccaacagcagctccatcagccacttcctcctgctggcactggcagacacgcggcagctgcagctcctgcacttctgcctcttgctggccatctccctggctgccctcctgggcaacggcctcatcatcagcgccgtagcctgcggccaccacctgcacacgcccatgttcttcttcctgctcaacctggccctcactgacctgggctccatctgcaccactgtccccaaagccatgcacaattccctctgggacaccaggaacaTCTCCTacacaggatgtgctgctcaggcctttttctttttgttcttcatcTCAGCAGAGTATTTCCTCCTGACCGtcatgtgctacgaccgctacgtgtccatctgcaaacccctgcactacgggaccctcttgggcagcagagcttgtgcccacatggcagcagctgcctgggccagtgcctttctcaatgctctCATGCACACAgcaaatacattttccctgcccctttgccatggcaatgccctgggccagttcttctgtgaaattccccagatcctcaagctctcctgctcaaaTTCCTACCTCAGGGAACGTGAGCTTCTTACGTTTTCCATCTGTTTGGGATTTGGttcttttgtgttcattgttttctcctatgtgcagatcttcagggccgtgctgaggatcccctctgagcagggccggcacaaagccttttccacctgcctccctcacctggctgtggtctctctgttcctcagcactgccacATTTTCTGACCTGAAGCCCCCCTCCATgtcttccccatccctggatctggccctgtcagttctgtactcgaTGGTGCCTCCAGTCCTGAACCCCatcatctacagcctgaggaaccaggagctcaaggctgcagtgtggaaaGCAATGACTAAATGGTTTTATGAACATTAA